From Amaranthus tricolor cultivar Red isolate AtriRed21 chromosome 4, ASM2621246v1, whole genome shotgun sequence:
GTATCTACACTGCCTATGTTGATCGGAAATATAAGACAAACAAAGACAAAAAAAGGCAGTCAAAACAAGGTTCCACTTAATTGGAGAAGTAGCCCATCAAACTTATATGTTAGTCCACCTTTCTCTAATCTTCGATGTGTGTACGTGTGGGTTATTTTTTCAACACTACTTTGTCTACATCAAAAAGTAAAGGCTGAGAAAACAACATCTATGTTCATCAATAACCCTCTGCCCTCTAGAACATAAGATAGTGGTAATGTGAAAATCGCAACATACAATTGATAGTTCAAACTGCGACTTAAAGATAGACCGGTGTAATGTAATTCGctagttaattcgctttttgaattcgtaAATCACTCAAAATGACcgtaaaatagcccaaaaccaactaatagtttgattttttttaattcgcgattcgcaaggagattagtgaatcatgtgacagtagATAAGATTGAACTAAAAAGTCTTATTCATCAAGATCGACTTATAGATTGCATGAGCAATGAATATTTATGATCATCTGAAAGATAAACAAAGGAGAGGAAAAAAGAACTCACGTTATCCAGGTCGATTTCCTTGATAGTTTCATCTAGATGACCGTCACCTAGACCAAATTCTTTGCACGCCTGTTGCAGCTCATCAATTGTTATATAACCACTGCCATCTTTATCGAAGTACTTAAATGCTGCTACTAAGTTCTCCTCCCGCTCCATCTTATTCATGTGAAGGGTGGCAGCAAGGAATTCTCCATAGTCAATGGTTCCATTATTGTCAATATCGGCCTACGAGAAGAAATTCACAGTGTAAGACATCATTTGAATGCTAAAGCGATGTCAAGCCTTCAAAAATCAACGTAGTTGTTGCTAACTTACAGCATTCATAAGAGCTTTGATGTCGGACTCCATCATTTCAGACCCCACTTTTTGGAGACCAACTTTCAATTCTTCGAAGGTTATCGATCCACTATTGTCGGTGTCGATCATCTTGAACAACTCTTTCAAACCGCCAATTTCTTCTTCTGAAAGCCTTTCCGCTATTACCTGCAAGACGTTTTGAACATTAATCTGATGCCGTAAATTGCATAAAGGACAATATAAAGATGCTGTAAAAATCATACCCGTAAAGCCATCTTTTTCACTTTGTTCATTGCTGAGAAATGTTTCAAACGCGTTAAAACAGCGGAGTCCAAAGGTTTATCGGGTGCAATAGTGTCGTCCACAATCCATGGGTGACCTGTAGAAAACAGATTCCAACTCATGGCAGAAACTTAAACATCATCCtcaaaaaaataagcaaaatgtTCATTTATCATCATAACTTCATGAAAAATTACTCACAGAGAGCTTCATAAGCTGTTATTCGCTTCTTAGGGTCTCTTTGAAGCATTTTACGGATCAAATCTTTTGCACTATCAGAAATACATGGCCATGGATCAGATTCAAAGTCTAGCTTTCCATGAAGGATCTGTCTAAAGATTCCTGACTCGGTTTCTGCAGGGATATATAAACAAACTTTGTGACAAGGTTCAAGAGGAACATATATCTTCTTACTAAGTACGTCAACTAAGAGTATTACCAGCCCAAAATGGCGGAACACCACTTAGTAAAATGTATAGGATGACACCCGCACTCCAAACATCAATTTCAGGTCCATAGCGCTTGCACAACACCTCAGGCGCAACATAGTAAGGGCTCCCAACTACATCGCTAAAATATTGTCCTGCAAATATCGAATTCAAGTGAATGCCAAGTAATTTATTACTTCGGAGTGATGGATAGGGGCAATAAGTTCATGGGGTGCTTTCTATAATACTAAATGATTAGTACTATATACCCACCTTCCAATATAAATGTGATTAATGCAACCTCTAAATAGGTTTACTATACTCTATCACCAGGTAACCTTCACAGAAATCAGTCCCATAATCAAGAATTAGCTTTTGGCAACCATCTATACAATTTGATATGAATAATGATGAACATTACAAAATGAAAATGGCTATTATTatcaacaacattccattacccccaTTGCCGTTGATCTGCTCCCAACAAGGCGAGATTTGAGGGTCAGATCTATGCAACCTTCCCCGTGGTTGTTTTTGGTCAGTGttacataatttgcttttagaattcgcgattcgctcaaaatgggcCAAAAATAACCCAAACCCGACCCTAATTCGCTTTTTGCGATTCGCAATTCACAAGACCATAAGCAAATCATGTCACTGTTTTTTATTGACCCTTagtttcacataaataagaatttAAATGCACATGATTTCCAAACTTTTTTTCCATGGGTCATGAAGTACATAATCATTATTAAGCTCACATTTaccacaaaatcaaacaaaacaacaaatcaGTTCAAATCTTAACACAATCTAACTCACAAAAGACAAAACCAACATCATATGAACTCTCAATACACAAAAATTCAATCTCTAATCATCAAAAAGAATCACAAGAAACCCCAGAAACTAACCAGGTTTATAGAAAACAGAAAGACCGAAATCAGTGGCCTTAAGCTTGGCATCCTCAGCAGGGGTATCAAACAAGAAATTCTCAGGCTTAAGATCTCTATGCATAACACCAAGAGAATGACAAGCTTGAACAACACCCACAATAGTTTTAATCAATTGAACAGCTTGTCTTTCACTATAATGACCTTTTGCAACAATCCTATCAAACAATTCTCCACCTGCACATAATTCCATAACCAAATGCACAAAAACTGAATCTTCATAAGTCCctttaattctaaccacatttGGATGCTCTGATAAATGATGCATTATTTGAATTTCTCTCCAAACATCCTCATAATCTTCTTTACacaaaagttttcttttgggtatTGATTTACAAGCATAAAGATTATTGGTTGATTTCTCAGTACACATATATGTTGTACCAAATTGACCTTGACCCAACTTTTTTCCAATCAAATAATGATCCCTTAAACGTGGGGTTTGATACGGTAATACAGATGATGTGGGTTTCGTCCCAGATGCGCTTATTAGCTTCTTCACAGGTGCCGATGGTGACCCTTCTTTCTTTTCCGACATTTTTATGCAATTAAATACAAAAAGATTTCAgggttttctttaatttttagatttaatatataaaaaatcaaatcaaaatgaagAAAGATCTATGAAACTAAAATCTGGGTCTTTCTTAAATCAATCAGAAGGACTAATTGGTAGACGAGAATTGAGGAAAAGATTGATTGATGTAATGAAAATTCTTTCAACCCATATGGGATATTTTGTTTTGGTGATGAAAATTAAAGGTAAAGGGAAATTGGATTAAATAAAATTGTGGGAAGAATCTGTGGTATATCTTTCAAGAAAGTGATGACTGTGTAAGATCGTGCGTAATTGGTTGGAGACGACTAATATTTCCAAGTCATCTTGGCTTTATTGACGGTGGATAATACGTCCATTTCTTCCCTTCATTGATATTATTCGCTCTGCCTGCTGCACTAGGTTATGTATTATTCCAACGTTTAAaaataaacacttaaaattaatattttttttaaaaaaatgcttaCAATTGACAAGGACATGTTTAATAGAAAAATGTCGCTATtagtagaaaaaaaatattagtagtAAATTTAATTGGGTGAAGAATGAGATAAATAACAAACTaacagataaaaaaaaaacctaaaatagaGATGCAATATAAGCtcatagatgagattaaaaaaaaaaggtgagattattgtcaaaaaaataaaaaagcaaaattgaacgagacaaataaaaataaaaatggtgcAATATGAGATACACAAAGAGATAGTGTGAATTATGAAATATGATGATACCTTGTATTCGTAGGATTTGGTGATGAAATTAGGAGTGTCCATTTGGAACATTAATTGGTTTTGGGTCAAATGTAGGATATAGTCGAGTTGGTATGTTAAAGTGAGTGTTTTTATGTTTaaagtattaattttaatattaaaatgtcgttaaaaatttaataattaaaatgaatatttaaGTATGAAAATAGAtgttttgattaatttagttggtTTCTTTAGCTTGATTTAGGACTATATTGTGACAAGACATTCTTATATAGGTGTTTGTGATCTTAATATGGTTTCAGTGTGTTATGAATTGCCTTTGGTAGTTGAGGTTATTTTgaatatgttttaaattttgacTCAATTGAACAAGTTGAATCACGAAAAAAATTAAGGTGTTTGATTAGGATAATTTTTTTCAGATTGATCTTGTACAAGACGGTCTTATAATGACATTGTTAATTTGGGTCGGCTTAATTTGCACGTGAATCAACCTCACATGCTTTCtcttatttttctcattttctgggtatttttcaattttaatcttaaaagtatcaatttttacttaaaggtatcaatttcaacttaaagtaaactttaaagtgatcaattaacataaacaatttcaattttgacctttttatgattaattttgacgttaaactgatcaatttctacctaaatatgtttatgttttacaATTTGAGAATGAAGttaataaaatgatattattttatcattctatggatgaattttaaacaacaaatgaatggtcaataacactatcaataatagtgttaaaacattatacaatacaagtacttttattcaatgcaacatgatggttctaatggaacataagagtacttgtactctttaattattgataatagtgatattactctttcctcaacatgtttatatatatttgtaaatagttcaaattgaatatgttaaaagttaaattatgacacataaattgacaattgatgttttatgatctaactcaattttgaatgtataagcttcaattatcgttttcaaaataattgtttcaaagtctataaagatattgtataggttttagttcaaattgaatatgttaataattaaattatgacatataatttgacaatgatgttttataatctaacttaattttgaacttttaatcttcaattatcgttttaaaaataagtattcaaattgtatagatatattgtatagcatttagttcaaatttaatagggtaatagttttaacactattattgaccgttttattgaccattcatttgttgtttgaaatttatCCATTGaaatgatagaataataccattttatataACTTCGTTCTAAAACTGTGAAAcaaaaccatatttaggtagaaattgatcagttttacgtcaaaattgatcacttttaggttcaaattgaattttttttttactttaattgatatgcttaagtattactttacgttgaaattgatacctttaaggtcaaaattgatacctttaaaggTCAACATTGATAAATGCCCaataaatggaaaaaataaggaaaaacgTGTGATGTTGTTACGCGTGAATTAGGCCGACCAAATCTTGGTCTCAATTTGAGACGGTCTTGGCCAAGTTttggtgtaattttttttggatgaaaagtatttaaaataaaaaaaagagttgaTCAAATGGTAAAAAAACTATGATAAGATCATACGACAAATTGCAGTCTTTAACCTATTTGTCTTACtgcatttatttttattttctaatatatgaTGATAATTGATTCATGGTATAGCGGACATTTTGTTAGAAAAAACAGATATCTAATCCGAATTATATAATGTTTGAAAATCGgataaattatttgatttttaaaatcaatattttaaattggatatttttgaacatccTAATTACTATATCCAACAAAGTTcgaagaaaatttgaataaaataaaattatttaataactttattccaaaaataagcttcgtgaaaactttattcccaaaataagcgtccgtacatcctaacctaggcttggtgtaaaaACGCTGTTTCTAACAGCgaaaaaaaaagttagaaaagcatcaagtcgctgttattaacagcgacttaaactcaatttttttttactttcttgTATGAATTAAACTAGTCGTTGTTAATTTGAAAAATAGTCGTTCCGAACTTAAAAATAGCCATTGTaattatgttctataaataactccatcatttccctacttcattgtatccaatttacatcattcttgttctagtaaatcaatttttaaaggtaacataaggtattatgttagtcttattctcaatttataaatgttccgtagatgtcaaaggaccattgtattgaagagctttgtgattgtggttatgaagttgagattaatacagattggagcgacttcgatcctgggcgtgattttgttgcttgttctttctacttggttgaaggTTTAGGATacacatactttagatggattgatCTGGAGGGTACCAAATGGCAGAGACACCTAATAATAcagcttgaaaaagaaaaacaagagcttaaagatgaggtttttaatctcaagagacaaatagatgatatgacACATAGGAAAGAGGAGAgcgaaaggattatgagaaagtttaagaagcaatcttagttagcgtcggtggtttaacttaacgaatgaactatgtaatttgatatgtattcgttgaacatgaatgaaattttgttgaattttggagagcatttttcatatttgaatatgattgtctttttatttttgatttaattcatactgcatttttggcggaatgattcatcgccgaaaagtctgagtacttaacatcatttcattcataatacacgtgtgataatacgattaaaatatatacatctacatatatattacaaattatacacaaaagtccaaatgttacaaatattgaatatgtacaaatgtttaatatatacaaaatgtcactaatgttcaatatatacaaacagtattctaatgctaatcctcctcctgtaccttGTCTAACTGtaacggtttacgacgcctcctacgatagtaagaggccgtcgtatgacgctcgggtaggggaggtgattgatattgtgatgatgtggcaccctgtgaggacccgacacCGTAGTCGGGGtacgttaagtcaacctcccatggcctcccatggcgcatcaagcaacatcaagtacaatagttgtacccggttgccagtcttgtcggagaacaagacaaCACCAATCAGATATAAGAGATACGCCTTAGCGTATCTCTCAACGGTAGGctcatcagcaccttcagggaggtgcgagaagttctgcgcaagccatgttacgcgcaGGCTGCTCCCTTTGGCTACCTCTGCGGGAGGTCGGACTCCTAATAATCTATGGACTTTGTCTTGCCAACTTTCGAGTTGGCGTCCAACGGTGCACacggcatgtccctcgatgggaagccgtgtaagcacaACTACGTCAAGTAAAGTGACAATAGCCTCACCTAaaggtaggtggaaggtatggtctcctggcgccaccgctcgactaaagccgtgacTAGCGCCCGATCAACTCTCCCATACGCGATGAGGTGGAAGTCATACAACCTCGCTCGCTGAAGGTACGGGATGATCCGTGCGTCAATGGCCCACGGAGCAGAGTCGGGATGCCTAGTGTATATGGTCTCCGCGTCGGACAACTGAACGCAAAGATTATGTTAGCTTAAAGTTAAAGTATTAAGgcatataaattcaaaaaaggTAAGTTGACTAACCTGGACATCCCATAGTACACTGCTCCTGTGATCCGCCTGCATCGTAAGCACACTAGGGTCGTGAGGGCCtagagctgctggatccatctctactgcaattcaacaataagtaagcgttatttattgtaaaaataCTTAAGAAATACTCTTACACTTCAACGTGAGaacggtttgatttgaaatctcagttcggtactcaacgttcctacgaatatgatacaatctaacagcatccaacaaggcatccttgttatcaaacatcatacccttttgaaactctccttcattggtgtaggttgtatcacaatcccaagacctcaaagagttgtcctcaacgtgttcatctagagggggaactagtgcataaggtgtaggagcaatgattgttggaatgttgcctaagttcatgtcattagctagagcctcctcgtcaacacccacatcgtcctcagaaggagcttctacgaattcattactctcactattaacatcaccccacggctcatttgtatcttctaagttaaaagtatcatcatttgtgacttaaaattgaagttgattgggttcattagaaggataagaagaagatggcataaagggattttgggtttcttgggtagggaaggacgtatgagaaggagcagaagaagttacattcaggaatgcatttgataccacaacattgatatcttgattccctaggggtatctcttctacatataactctaaagaaggagtaggggtagaccttgaatactcccacattgcatctatagcctcctcatcctcaacctgaaaagctaacaaatctccactcatattgtacttaaaacttacattaacagtacttcttgtagtgtcaatgtcaatcttagagcatataaaatgtttaaattcattcaaatccatgtttgagttgcatgcaaacagtttacgtcttcccccaacatacttaacgttgttactacttgatcgaattgaaccattccaaaagcatacaacagtcacacgaaatgaagccatttctacaacaatacatacaaaatcaacatcaccatcaagttcataaatatatgaccacttGATAGatcgttttactaccaaaaataattcctaattcacctaactagtatagttgggaaagtagggtcgaaccactgtggaaggacaaataaagtcacaatttgaaccaagttcactattgctaacgatcaaatgttggatttttgtttatctaagtagaacgcaaaaacaagagatgaataaaattcaataattaaaaacctagggctaaaaggattcactatgcatcgatcatgattcatgaacaacaattgggataagaatgaatataggcgaaggaagatgttgctctcgcatacaaattcgacaatcaaacaataaaacaagctatcgcgattaaagcttaattgttcaaagaaggaaatcgttcactcaaactcgcaactctcgcttatagaattgagcgaataaaacttgcaaattggccaaacatgcaatcaatctaaaacccatcaattgaatcgcctagacaaaccaaatttaaatcctaaaatcaaacaagaatcatgaccttttgcatagtttcaccaaaccctagaaataaaactactcactaagcatattaaaactaacaagagattcaacaattaaattcatggaaaaaatcaaattcaaatttaatggagaaacaaacattcaaagattacaataataaacaagaacaagagattagaattgaaactaataccttcaatataattaaaattacaatgtccAAGTGTTGATTAAAAATCCCCCATGGCAAGTAATATGAGAAATCCCTTCAATACCAAACCctcaaaacagagaaaaaaaattgtctcaaaaattcccctcaaaagctatttatatcctaCTTAAAAGAGAACGGAGGATATGGGAAgtttctatcaaaaataactgctggacccggccgggtatgtggaaacccggccgggtgcgAAGCATAACTAAATCTTCAAgaccaaaaattttctaagttcaAGAGTAAACCCGGTGGGTAAgaggaaacccgcccgggtacgcagcagagcattttaatcttcaatggaagcctggccgggtatgtggaaacccacccgggtatgagaggctcacccggtcgggtatgtggaaacccacccgggtataagaggctcacccggccgggtatgtggaaacccacccgagTTCGAGTGGCATCTTTTTCTTCCAAATGGCATCTTCCAATTCTTCTAAGTGCCAAGTGAAAACCCagtcgggtatgtggaaacccacctgggtatgagaggctcacccgaccgggtatgtggaaacccacccgggtatgagacctagtcagcacaaaaatgacccattgagtagcttatgaccttccaacttgcaaatctcgctccaagagtcgattcctagcataattagagctttgtacctacaaaatagataggaaacaaacactccaaccaagcataaaaaccaatagaaaattgagcaaaatacgcgagaaatgctatgaaaatacaacgggggcatggtagaaaataatatataaaacacaCACATCACCACTATAGATGAcacacattttaaaatcaacaaaaaattcatgaacaaacaacctcattatgaagatcaaggtaaataacaactacattcgacatattcatagagtttaagtgtaaatgaccactataGGTGACAtgcattttaaaatcaacaacaaataaaaaaatttataataaaaacgtacctcaataagctgtagatcaacaagaagtagtaaattgcaagtttataaacctacatttatgtgaaagttgattAAAAGTTTGTAAACCCTAACTTttcgaaaatgaaaaaaaacacaaaaaaatagtacCTTAAGTCAATGTAGaaagatgacagaactaattactggtacaaacttggaatttgatgaaattagttgaaggattgaagttgattttaatggtggaaagaagagggagataTCGTAACTTTCGAAAATGTAATGAAGGAGTGAACTGAATTGAGGAAGAAGGAAACTGGAAAATATAATGCgtattaagtcgctgttactaacaacgacttgatacttttctaattttttttttgttttcgctgttagtaacaacgttTTTAAACCAAGCCTAGGTTTGAATGTACGGacgtttattttgggaataaagtttttacgaagcttatttttagaataaagttgttaaataatcttatttttttcaagttttccaAAGTTCGAGGACCACCACTACCCAAACAAGCCCAACCCCGAGTCCCCAACCTTTTCCCTTTCTCCCTTGAGTGAGCATCAAACTTGGAATAAATAATATCTTTCTCTTTTTGTGATTGCTAATCAAAATTTGGtgattaatttcaaatttatgtCGTACTAGGCAATACTTAATGCTTACGTAATtcaaattttacaattttttaattaatacctattgaaaaccaattttatactccttaacaaacactttgaaaaattttatatatatatatatatatatatatatatatatatatatatatatatatatatatatatatatatatatatatatatatcctttaaaaaaaatcataattcatGACTAATTACCTTGATGCCCACAAAAATTGAGTTGATCGATAAAAAATGCAAGTCTTCTACTCCATAAAAAGTtgaacagctagtctcttgagagaccgtttctttgagagacgtatctcaagcccaaaCCGTTAAAGATTAATACTTATTTACCGTAATcttaatacatacttatatTGTCCTTagtgcttacttaccgtatccttaatgtttactttcaatatcttaaatgtctacttacatcattcttaatgcctacatataatatttttaaaaaaatataatagatcggcccaattaaaaatagtctctctaagagaccgtctttcataagaatttgtgaaagatGAATATCAATATTACAAGAATACACCAATCCTCATCATAAAAacaatacataaataaatacaaGCTAAGTACTTTATGTGGTATCTCATATTCTCATCAAATAAACAAGAAATAAcacaatatataattatttattctaCAACATAATAATACATAAGCAAAATACATGTAACATTATACAAAATTAAACCTAGTCAAAGAATTAATAACAATCTACAACCTCAACAAAAGTTTTCCTTCCAAAACTCAATAATGATGTCATTATTActatgactaatatttatatctttaactttattactttttaactatgactataatattatttatattcattgatttatattttttaggtcacatcatttaatgtattagaaaattatataagtattttatttttttttttcaattatttataaaatctttttacttttatttattaaatgagtattatttagtgtattggatattttgagatggttaaaacataatatacttttattaggatTGTTTTTTGGTTATTTATATCATCggttacttaaatgcaatgctTAATTCTAATATAAATTAGGTTGTGACTATCTTTATTCAagtcacttatatttttatgacaaaaaattattattttttgtttaaactattataaatttttttacatatttttatgtttaatttgattttcaagTGTATTATTAACAGTTGTAATactttatgaaaattaaaataatatttattatttttagcataaattggtgtgttattttttattaaaaaagtcataattttgtattgtataCTATTGGTACGAACCATTTTcccttttattcaaaataaaaaaattaaagtatatatatataattatatttaatatataatcaaatttttgtctttaattgtgatttatttataatgaactaaatttttaaaattatttgcacGCTTGATGCAAATATGATACAAATCATACAATATATGTAATCTATACAACTATTAGAATGAAATGAAATATAACtagaatataaattttatttcttaaaattttaatttcttaaat
This genomic window contains:
- the LOC130810446 gene encoding calcium-dependent protein kinase 11, with the protein product MSEKKEGSPSAPVKKLISASGTKPTSSVLPYQTPRLRDHYLIGKKLGQGQFGTTYMCTEKSTNNLYACKSIPKRKLLCKEDYEDVWREIQIMHHLSEHPNVVRIKGTYEDSVFVHLVMELCAGGELFDRIVAKGHYSERQAVQLIKTIVGVVQACHSLGVMHRDLKPENFLFDTPAEDAKLKATDFGLSVFYKPGQYFSDVVGSPYYVAPEVLCKRYGPEIDVWSAGVILYILLSGVPPFWAETESGIFRQILHGKLDFESDPWPCISDSAKDLIRKMLQRDPKKRITAYEALCHPWIVDDTIAPDKPLDSAVLTRLKHFSAMNKVKKMALRVIAERLSEEEIGGLKELFKMIDTDNSGSITFEELKVGLQKVGSEMMESDIKALMNAADIDNNGTIDYGEFLAATLHMNKMEREENLVAAFKYFDKDGSGYITIDELQQACKEFGLGDGHLDETIKEIDLDNDGRIDFAEFAAMMKKGDSGDGGRTMRGNLNFSLADALGVNESAPDSSS